In one Nostoc sp. KVJ3 genomic region, the following are encoded:
- a CDS encoding orange carotenoid-binding protein: MSFTIKSAQSIFPGTLVADLVPTVVESFSQLNAEDQLALLWFAYTEMGRSITVAAPGAANMILAQGLLEQIKQMPFDAQTRVMYDLANRADTPLCRSYASFTVNIKLGFWYQLGEWMAQGIVAPIPEGYKLSPDAADVLQAIRNADSGQQITILRNTVVSMGFDPNAPGSYKKVSEPVAPPTAPAFRTKVTIEGINNPTVLGYINNMNANDFDAAVSLFTSEGALQPPFERPIIGQEAIRAYMREECQGLKMIPERGIAEPVEDGYTQVKVTGKVQTPWFGASVGMNIAWRFLLDPQGKIFFVAIDLLASPKELLNLVRK; the protein is encoded by the coding sequence ATGTCTTTTACCATCAAGTCGGCTCAAAGTATTTTTCCCGGCACGCTAGTTGCTGACCTTGTTCCAACAGTTGTCGAATCATTCTCTCAACTCAATGCTGAAGATCAACTAGCATTACTCTGGTTTGCCTATACCGAAATGGGTAGAAGTATTACAGTTGCGGCTCCTGGAGCAGCCAACATGATACTCGCACAAGGCTTACTCGAACAAATTAAGCAGATGCCTTTCGACGCTCAAACACGAGTTATGTACGATTTAGCTAACCGTGCTGATACTCCTCTGTGTCGTTCTTATGCATCCTTCACCGTCAACATCAAGTTAGGCTTTTGGTATCAATTAGGAGAATGGATGGCCCAGGGAATCGTTGCTCCGATTCCAGAAGGTTACAAACTTTCTCCTGATGCTGCTGATGTATTACAAGCAATTCGCAATGCTGATTCAGGTCAACAAATCACAATTCTTCGCAACACTGTAGTTAGTATGGGATTTGACCCGAACGCCCCCGGTAGTTACAAAAAAGTCTCAGAACCTGTGGCTCCTCCCACTGCACCAGCGTTTCGGACTAAAGTCACTATTGAAGGTATCAACAACCCTACAGTTCTTGGCTATATCAATAACATGAATGCCAATGACTTTGATGCTGCGGTTAGTTTGTTTACCTCTGAAGGTGCTTTGCAACCTCCCTTTGAAAGACCGATTATTGGTCAAGAGGCAATCCGCGCTTATATGCGTGAAGAATGCCAGGGATTAAAGATGATCCCAGAGCGTGGTATTGCCGAGCCAGTAGAAGATGGCTATACCCAAGTTAAAGTCACCGGCAAAGTCCAAACCCCCTGGTTTGGTGCAAGTGTGGGGATGAATATTGCATGGCGATTTTTGCTAGATCCCCAAGGCAAAATTTTCTTTGTTGCGATTGACTTGCTTGCTTCTCCTAAAGAACTGCTCAACCTAGTACGCAAATAG
- a CDS encoding dipeptide ABC transporter ATP-binding protein has translation MSEALFCIENLKVAYPRRSGEQASWAVDDVSFTLQPGERMGLVGESGCGKSTIGRAVMRLLPASSQIEGRVTFQGKSVLDLMPNQLRKFRGEAIALIFQDPMTRLDPLMTIGKHCIETLQAHSPGLSKREAKEKALATLAKVNIPASRWNQYPHEFSGGMRQRVAIALALLLNPKLIVADEPTTSLDVTVSAQILQELTRLCGEENMGLLLISHDLAMVAEYCDRIGVMYNGKMVEMGSTETVFRHPQHEYTRSLLKAALHIQAVNDDGELIIANDEDKQLPIINHKSPILSVTELKQYYTIEPNLIERLFKAEAQTIKAVDGINLDLYPGEILGLVGESGCGKSTLSRTILQLIRPTSGKVKFLGQDLTTLSRQEIRSSRRQIQMVFQDPHACLNPAMTVGQSIADPLFIHNLADPVKAKEQVLWMLQKVGLTPPEVYYERYPSDLSGGQQQRVAIARALITHPKLLICDEPVSMLDASVQSQVLDLMLQLKEEFELTYLFITHDLWLARFLCDRIAVMNGGKIVELGLTKNIFANPQHPYTKTLLAAAPLLARA, from the coding sequence ATGAGTGAAGCCTTATTCTGTATCGAAAACTTAAAAGTTGCCTATCCTCGGCGGAGTGGAGAACAAGCAAGCTGGGCAGTTGATGATGTATCTTTCACTTTGCAACCAGGTGAAAGAATGGGATTGGTAGGAGAATCGGGTTGTGGGAAGTCAACCATCGGACGCGCAGTAATGCGTTTATTACCAGCCTCTAGCCAGATTGAGGGACGGGTGACATTTCAAGGAAAGTCAGTTTTGGACTTGATGCCTAACCAGTTACGAAAATTTCGGGGAGAAGCGATCGCTTTAATTTTTCAAGATCCCATGACACGCCTCGATCCTTTGATGACTATTGGTAAGCATTGTATCGAAACCCTTCAGGCGCACTCACCAGGATTATCCAAGCGGGAAGCCAAAGAAAAAGCACTTGCTACCTTGGCGAAGGTGAATATTCCGGCTAGTCGCTGGAATCAGTATCCTCATGAGTTTAGCGGAGGAATGCGCCAACGAGTTGCGATCGCTTTAGCTTTACTCCTCAATCCCAAGTTAATTGTTGCCGATGAACCCACCACCAGCTTAGATGTCACCGTTTCCGCGCAGATATTGCAAGAATTAACTCGCTTGTGCGGTGAAGAAAATATGGGATTGTTGCTGATTTCTCACGATTTAGCAATGGTGGCTGAGTATTGCGATCGCATTGGCGTAATGTACAACGGCAAGATGGTGGAAATGGGTTCTACGGAAACCGTATTTAGACACCCTCAACATGAATATACGCGATCGCTCTTAAAAGCAGCTTTACATATTCAAGCAGTAAATGATGATGGAGAGTTGATAATTGCCAATGATGAAGACAAGCAATTACCGATTATTAATCATAAATCCCCAATTTTGAGTGTTACAGAACTCAAGCAATACTACACCATAGAACCTAATTTAATTGAGCGATTGTTTAAGGCAGAAGCGCAAACAATTAAAGCAGTAGATGGGATTAACTTGGATCTTTATCCAGGAGAAATTCTCGGCTTAGTTGGAGAATCTGGTTGTGGAAAAAGTACACTATCACGGACAATCTTGCAACTAATTCGCCCCACCAGTGGTAAAGTTAAGTTTTTAGGACAGGATTTAACTACACTATCGCGTCAAGAGATTCGTTCCTCACGGCGACAAATCCAAATGGTTTTTCAAGATCCCCATGCTTGTCTCAATCCAGCGATGACAGTGGGGCAAAGTATCGCCGATCCTTTATTCATCCACAATTTAGCCGATCCTGTGAAGGCAAAAGAACAGGTTTTGTGGATGCTACAGAAAGTTGGATTAACACCGCCAGAAGTGTATTATGAGCGTTATCCGTCGGATTTGTCTGGTGGACAACAACAAAGAGTTGCGATCGCTCGTGCTTTGATTACTCACCCGAAGCTTCTAATTTGCGATGAACCAGTGAGCATGTTAGACGCTAGCGTGCAGTCGCAAGTACTAGATTTAATGTTGCAATTAAAAGAAGAATTTGAGTTAACTTATCTGTTCATCACCCACGATCTTTGGTTAGCTCGATTTTTGTGCGATCGCATAGCCGTGATGAATGGCGGTAAAATTGTCGAACTCGGTCTGACAAAAAATATTTTTGCTAATCCTCAGCACCCTTATACCAAAACATTACTAGCTGCTGCTCCCTTACTAGCACGCGCTTAA
- a CDS encoding ABC transporter ATP-binding protein: MQIIEISPFQAFHRSVTTVIKVVPKELRYVTILTLLGGAGPAIAIWLNKTIIDEITRLLSTETTQNAIALILSQPLLLSSIAGSLLVNLVSDAVTSINSFVYTSLRDRITGFIQGQVIEKVATFEDIALFETPDLLNLLQLTEKGVQRLPELCLRLVTMLEGIFIFIPAILLSVSLAWWIPLILFSCATPAMYVERKYRKQVWRVEKTQASVLREMNLYKTVLTGETYAKEIRLFSLQPLLLERWHGLYRTIFRAMEQIRRRGTTAVIGWSLFSGFGFALPYIYVVQGVLSGTHTLGDLALYTGVILEVRRSLENLMSGGSELYDIALATTPIFQLLELEPQLSRSHPESWGEIRESAVNNQNFQKNGNRQSLSGEASQTGIDIKNLSFTYPNSDAYGGKQHPILKNINLKIHPNEMIVLVGENGAGKTTLAKLLCRLYDPSQGAIIWNGQDLRSLPLEELRSRIDVVMQDYARFPTTVRENVAFGNLAKMQDDEAITEAIAEAGLSRVIEKLDRGLETLLGKQLEGGIDLSGGQWQRLAIARALLRLSPAELLILDEPTANLDPKTEHEIYNILRTLSQGRIAVVVSHRLALAKLADRVVVLEHGQIIEVGTHDELIALGGQYHLMFTRQASSYK; the protein is encoded by the coding sequence ATGCAAATAATTGAAATTTCTCCATTCCAAGCATTTCACCGGAGTGTGACAACGGTGATCAAGGTAGTTCCCAAGGAGCTACGCTATGTGACAATTTTGACATTATTGGGCGGTGCTGGGCCAGCGATCGCTATTTGGCTTAACAAGACGATCATTGATGAAATTACCCGCTTATTGAGTACAGAAACAACGCAGAATGCAATCGCTCTGATCCTTTCTCAACCGCTATTACTCTCCAGTATTGCAGGTTCACTGCTGGTAAATTTGGTAAGTGATGCAGTCACTAGCATCAACAGCTTTGTATATACTTCCCTGCGCGATCGGATTACAGGCTTTATCCAAGGACAAGTAATTGAGAAGGTTGCCACTTTTGAAGATATTGCCCTGTTTGAAACACCCGATTTGCTCAATTTACTGCAATTGACCGAAAAGGGAGTACAACGACTTCCAGAGCTTTGTCTGAGGCTGGTGACGATGTTAGAGGGAATTTTTATCTTCATTCCAGCTATATTGCTTTCGGTGTCCCTTGCTTGGTGGATACCACTTATTTTGTTTAGCTGCGCTACCCCTGCTATGTATGTAGAAAGGAAATACCGTAAGCAAGTTTGGAGGGTAGAAAAAACCCAAGCAAGTGTTCTTCGGGAAATGAACTTATATAAAACGGTTTTAACTGGGGAGACATACGCCAAAGAAATACGCCTATTTAGCTTGCAACCTTTACTACTAGAACGTTGGCACGGACTTTACCGGACAATTTTTAGAGCAATGGAACAGATTCGCCGTCGGGGGACAACGGCAGTTATTGGTTGGTCTTTATTCAGTGGCTTCGGCTTTGCGTTGCCTTATATATACGTAGTTCAGGGAGTGCTAAGTGGAACCCATACTTTAGGGGATTTGGCGCTTTACACTGGGGTAATTTTAGAAGTGCGTCGAAGTTTGGAGAATTTGATGTCTGGTGGGTCAGAGTTGTATGATATTGCACTCGCAACAACGCCCATTTTCCAACTTTTGGAATTAGAGCCGCAATTATCCCGTTCTCATCCAGAGTCATGGGGAGAAATTAGGGAATCGGCTGTTAACAATCAGAACTTTCAAAAAAATGGGAATCGGCAAAGTTTATCAGGTGAAGCATCGCAGACAGGTATTGACATCAAAAATCTATCCTTTACCTATCCCAATAGCGATGCTTACGGCGGTAAACAACACCCCATCCTGAAAAACATCAATCTGAAAATTCATCCTAACGAGATGATTGTACTGGTGGGTGAAAATGGTGCTGGCAAGACTACCTTAGCAAAATTATTATGTCGCCTCTATGACCCTAGCCAAGGTGCGATTATTTGGAATGGGCAAGATTTACGATCGCTCCCGTTAGAAGAATTGCGATCGCGCATTGATGTCGTTATGCAAGATTACGCTCGTTTTCCGACTACCGTCCGCGAAAATGTTGCCTTTGGGAATTTAGCGAAAATGCAGGATGACGAAGCGATTACGGAAGCGATCGCTGAGGCTGGTTTGTCAAGAGTCATTGAGAAGCTAGATCGTGGTTTAGAAACCCTTTTAGGCAAACAGCTAGAAGGCGGTATCGATTTATCAGGGGGACAATGGCAGAGATTAGCGATCGCTCGTGCATTGCTGCGACTGTCTCCAGCCGAACTACTCATCCTTGATGAGCCAACAGCAAATCTTGACCCAAAGACAGAACACGAGATTTACAATATTTTACGTACCCTGTCCCAGGGAAGAATAGCCGTTGTAGTCAGCCATCGCCTCGCCTTAGCAAAACTAGCAGATCGAGTAGTAGTTCTAGAACACGGTCAAATTATTGAAGTAGGCACTCATGACGAACTCATCGCACTAGGCGGACAGTATCACCTGATGTTTACTCGTCAAGCTAGTAGCTATAAGTGA
- a CDS encoding Coenzyme F420 hydrogenase/dehydrogenase, beta subunit C-terminal domain: MTSVFPHKKAKALKPTSRRPAKELCSECGLCDTYYIHYVKEACAFINQQIGELEAETHTRSRHLDNPDELYFGVHQDMMAARKQQPIEGAQWTGIVSSIAIEMLNRGLVEGVVCVQNTKEDRFQPMPIIARTPEEILAARVNKPTLSPNLSVLEQIEKSGMKRLLVIGVGCQIQALRAVEKQLGLEKLYVLGTPCVDNVNRAGLQKFLETTSRSPETVVHYEFMQDFRVHFKHEDGSSETVPFFGLKTNKLKDVFAPSCMSCFDYVNSLADLVVGYMGAPFGWQWIVVRNDTGKEMLDLVKDQLDTQPVTSKGDRKEAVQQSIPAYDKGVTLPMWAAKLMGVVIEKIGPKGLEYARFSIDSHFTRNYLYVKRNHPEKLEAHVPEFAKRIVGQYKLPE, from the coding sequence ATGACCTCAGTTTTTCCTCACAAAAAAGCCAAAGCCTTAAAACCTACTAGTCGCCGCCCTGCGAAAGAACTTTGTAGCGAGTGCGGACTATGTGATACATATTATATCCATTATGTCAAGGAAGCCTGTGCTTTTATTAATCAGCAAATAGGCGAACTGGAAGCAGAAACACACACGCGATCGCGCCATCTTGACAACCCTGATGAGTTATACTTTGGTGTCCATCAAGATATGATGGCAGCGCGAAAACAACAGCCCATCGAAGGCGCACAATGGACGGGTATAGTTAGCAGCATTGCCATTGAAATGCTCAATCGTGGCTTAGTTGAAGGTGTGGTTTGCGTACAGAACACCAAAGAAGACCGCTTTCAACCCATGCCCATCATTGCCCGAACTCCAGAAGAAATACTAGCAGCGCGAGTAAACAAACCAACTCTTTCGCCGAACCTTTCCGTATTGGAACAGATAGAAAAATCGGGGATGAAACGGCTATTGGTAATTGGTGTTGGTTGCCAAATCCAGGCGCTGCGAGCCGTAGAAAAACAACTTGGCTTAGAAAAGCTGTATGTTTTGGGTACACCCTGCGTAGACAATGTTAATCGCGCCGGACTGCAAAAATTCTTAGAAACCACCAGTCGATCGCCAGAGACGGTTGTACATTACGAATTCATGCAAGACTTCCGGGTTCACTTCAAACATGAGGATGGCTCATCAGAAACAGTGCCTTTCTTTGGTTTGAAGACTAACAAACTTAAAGATGTTTTTGCCCCATCTTGTATGAGTTGCTTTGATTACGTCAACTCCCTAGCCGATTTGGTTGTCGGCTACATGGGCGCACCCTTCGGTTGGCAATGGATTGTCGTTAGAAATGACACTGGTAAGGAAATGCTGGATTTGGTGAAAGACCAGTTAGACACTCAACCAGTGACATCTAAAGGCGATCGCAAGGAAGCTGTACAGCAAAGCATTCCCGCTTACGATAAAGGTGTTACCCTCCCCATGTGGGCAGCCAAACTCATGGGTGTGGTTATTGAAAAAATCGGCCCCAAGGGTTTGGAATATGCGCGATTTTCCATTGATTCTCACTTTACTCGGAATTATTTGTATGTAAAGCGAAATCATCCAGAGAAATTAGAAGCGCACGTTCCAGAGTTTGCCAAGCGTATTGTTGGGCAGTATAAGTTACCAGAATAA
- a CDS encoding TenA family protein — protein MTLSNELWAANQDLAQACLEHPFVLGVGDGTLEQIKFAYYVGQDAFFLEAFARAYSIAAAKAPDWLGFTTFHNLASGVLEELRLHSGYASGWGVNLHSVEPGAATRRYTDFLLATAWSQDVGLTATAMSPCMRLYAFLGEQLAGNGIPNHQYADWIHTYSSADFQPLTKQLESLVDNYATSNPVVHSTYRYAMFCERDFFQAAWILE, from the coding sequence ATGACCTTATCTAACGAATTATGGGCAGCAAATCAAGACTTAGCCCAAGCTTGCCTAGAGCATCCTTTCGTTCTAGGCGTTGGTGATGGTACTCTTGAGCAAATAAAATTTGCTTACTACGTAGGGCAAGATGCTTTTTTCTTAGAAGCTTTTGCCCGTGCGTACAGTATCGCGGCAGCTAAAGCACCAGACTGGTTAGGTTTCACTACATTTCATAACTTAGCTAGTGGAGTTTTAGAAGAACTGCGACTGCATAGTGGCTATGCTTCTGGGTGGGGAGTCAATTTGCATTCTGTGGAACCAGGAGCCGCCACCCGCCGCTATACTGACTTTTTGTTAGCAACTGCTTGGAGTCAAGATGTAGGTTTAACTGCTACGGCGATGTCTCCGTGTATGCGTCTGTATGCTTTTTTGGGAGAACAATTAGCTGGTAACGGTATTCCTAATCATCAATATGCAGACTGGATTCATACTTACAGCAGCGCAGACTTTCAACCACTAACAAAACAATTAGAAAGCCTGGTTGACAATTATGCCACTAGCAATCCTGTTGTGCATTCAACCTACCGTTATGCTATGTTTTGTGAGCGCGACTTTTTTCAGGCTGCGTGGATTTTGGAGTAG
- a CDS encoding pentapeptide repeat-containing protein — MRNQILGAAAFLTIISLTTSVQAANSEHLRQLLATKQCQNCDLTNAGLVMADLSGANLSGANLTGANLSRANLSGADFRGANLSGASLFGVNLSEAKFSGANLTGADLRNSYLANAELTGAYLNGANFQGAVGIPSKIASPEEFYAWGIAEGQKGNQQQAISYFNQAIAIKPEFAGAYLARGVARYQILDRQGAFQDAQVAEKLFTSQSNTSGTQTAQAFIKELQTPVNEQVSVGKPSFTDFLGGISSLLLQFFPF, encoded by the coding sequence ATGAGAAACCAAATTCTAGGTGCAGCCGCATTTTTAACCATAATTAGTTTGACAACAAGCGTACAAGCAGCAAATTCTGAACACCTTAGACAGTTATTGGCAACCAAACAATGTCAAAACTGTGATTTGACTAATGCAGGTTTAGTAATGGCTGACTTATCTGGAGCCAATTTGAGCGGTGCTAATCTTACAGGTGCTAACCTCAGTCGGGCAAACTTGAGTGGCGCAGATTTCCGGGGCGCAAACTTAAGTGGCGCTAGTTTATTTGGTGTTAACCTGAGCGAAGCTAAATTTAGTGGGGCAAATTTGACGGGTGCTGATTTGCGAAATAGCTATCTAGCAAATGCAGAACTGACTGGTGCTTACTTAAATGGTGCTAACTTTCAAGGCGCAGTTGGTATACCATCAAAAATTGCTTCACCAGAAGAATTTTATGCTTGGGGTATAGCAGAAGGGCAAAAAGGCAACCAACAGCAAGCAATCAGTTATTTTAATCAAGCGATCGCTATTAAACCAGAATTTGCAGGTGCTTATTTAGCTCGTGGTGTCGCCCGTTACCAAATACTCGATAGACAAGGTGCATTCCAAGATGCCCAAGTTGCTGAAAAATTGTTTACATCCCAAAGTAATACCTCTGGAACACAAACAGCCCAGGCTTTTATAAAAGAACTGCAAACACCCGTAAATGAGCAGGTAAGCGTTGGTAAGCCCAGTTTCACTGACTTTTTGGGAGGTATTAGCTCACTTTTACTCCAGTTCTTCCCTTTTTGA
- a CDS encoding type II toxin-antitoxin system HicA family toxin, protein MSQQDKILDKILSGTSDTDIPFAQLWQLLYTLGFDERIRGDHRIFFKADVQEILNLQHKRGKAKSYQIKQVRAVILKYKLGSKNDVSL, encoded by the coding sequence GTGAGTCAGCAAGACAAAATCTTAGACAAAATTCTCTCTGGGACTTCTGATACAGACATCCCTTTCGCCCAACTGTGGCAACTATTATATACACTAGGCTTTGATGAACGGATTCGTGGCGATCATCGGATTTTTTTCAAAGCCGATGTTCAAGAAATATTGAACCTACAACATAAAAGAGGAAAAGCCAAAAGCTATCAAATTAAACAAGTTCGGGCGGTGATTCTCAAATATAAGCTAGGAAGTAAAAATGATGTTTCGCTATGA